The Chryseobacterium indicum genome includes a window with the following:
- a CDS encoding RHS repeat domain-containing protein, giving the protein MEAMMMMAPQSRAMEMQAFSPDEVINFGPVGTLDIVKTPDLEFFPTAEGLYDYKKDQYIYQYKDHLGNTRVSFGRNSAGALEIIDVNDYYPFGMNHLKSGNSFFGASSYKNYKYNGKELQESGMYDYGARFYMADIGRWGVVDPMAEKMRRWSPYTYAFDNPIRFIDPDGRQGKDIIYLIRDSQGNVTEQWKYSNGSFRRWENGKLGAKYDGRTHTGSPTLFKLAVAYRKIENSGNKELQGMLHTLENSDKTHWIESGNSGSKVLPDGNGAVLVDMQIEIPV; this is encoded by the coding sequence ATGGAAGCCATGATGATGATGGCTCCCCAAAGCAGGGCTATGGAAATGCAGGCATTTAGTCCTGATGAAGTCATAAATTTTGGACCTGTTGGTACACTTGACATCGTAAAAACTCCTGACTTAGAGTTTTTCCCGACGGCAGAAGGATTGTATGATTACAAAAAAGATCAGTATATTTACCAGTACAAAGATCATTTGGGAAATACAAGGGTAAGTTTCGGAAGAAACAGCGCAGGCGCTCTTGAAATTATAGATGTAAATGATTATTATCCATTTGGTATGAATCATTTGAAGAGTGGAAATTCTTTCTTTGGGGCGAGTTCGTATAAAAATTATAAATATAACGGAAAGGAACTGCAGGAATCTGGCATGTATGATTACGGTGCAAGGTTTTATATGGCAGATATAGGACGTTGGGGCGTCGTTGATCCGATGGCGGAGAAAATGAGAAGATGGTCGCCTTATACGTATGCATTTGATAATCCGATAAGGTTTATTGACCCTGATGGAAGACAAGGTAAAGACATAATTTATCTTATTCGTGATTCTCAAGGGAATGTTACAGAACAATGGAAGTATTCTAACGGAAGTTTTCGACGTTGGGAAAATGGAAAGTTAGGCGCTAAATATGATGGAAGGACACATACAGGTAGTCCAACTCTATTTAAATTAGCGGTTGCTTATCGAAAAATTGAAAATTCAGGAAATAAAGAACTTCAAGGAATGTTACATACTTTAGAAAATAGTGATAAAACACATTGGATCGAAAGTGGGAATAGTGGAAGTAAGGTACTTCCAGATGGTAATGGAGCTGTATTAGTGGATATGCAAATAGAAATTCCAGTATAA
- a CDS encoding T9SS type A sorting domain-containing protein, with protein sequence MKKLSMSVFTLCSILGVSAQEVVWQKDIRSSTQDFLSQVTTTIDQQYLITGSSIRTDNQQPSSGSQKQNNGYDFHLVKLNQQGEEVWEKYFSGKNHDFLSATVNTQEGGFLLAGSSYSGKGLDKKDDSKGGSDFWLIRINEFGDELWQKTIGSAADEEARAVIQTTDMGFFVAGNTTLPFGSAQGKQAQDPKMRGYGSKDVLVVRLDKNGKELSQLILGGKGLDEVEKMIPTKDGGALLGIYSRSGALAGNGTTEAGSSKTINYQPKTSNNYGEGDYWIVKLSKDGKMEWEKNFGGKGDDHLRTLALTSTGYLIGGESRSERSGNKSVGIEEGTDLWLLSIDERGEELWQKSYSFKNRDVLMGMSVIAGKQEDGGGKSKGILLGGYTQAEGRIENDDETFWMLYLDQNGNEQWRKHVKGESRKKEERLSDIKLNRDGSIVLAGTSAEELGKENWKIVKLGDRQVDQLIEKQDIKIYPNPVTDYVYVELGFEGLREGAFEAEIAVYDMGGRKLETVKTKNKITKINTQPLIQGAYLVVIKTDTDKTASAKLIKK encoded by the coding sequence ATGAAAAAACTCAGCATGAGTGTGTTCACTCTGTGCAGCATTCTGGGGGTATCTGCCCAGGAAGTGGTCTGGCAGAAAGACATCCGGTCTTCTACGCAGGACTTTCTCTCACAGGTCACCACGACCATCGATCAGCAGTATCTAATTACCGGAAGCAGCATCCGTACTGACAACCAGCAACCATCATCCGGCAGCCAAAAGCAGAACAACGGTTACGATTTCCATCTGGTAAAACTTAACCAGCAGGGCGAAGAGGTCTGGGAAAAATATTTCTCAGGGAAAAACCATGACTTTCTTTCAGCAACGGTTAATACGCAGGAAGGAGGGTTTCTTCTGGCGGGTTCCAGCTATTCAGGGAAAGGGCTGGATAAAAAAGACGATTCCAAAGGCGGGTCGGATTTCTGGCTGATCAGAATCAACGAATTCGGCGATGAATTATGGCAGAAAACCATAGGCAGTGCTGCAGATGAAGAAGCAAGGGCGGTGATTCAGACCACGGATATGGGATTCTTTGTAGCGGGGAATACAACCCTTCCCTTCGGCTCCGCTCAGGGTAAACAGGCTCAGGATCCAAAAATGAGAGGTTATGGTTCAAAAGATGTTTTAGTCGTAAGATTAGACAAAAACGGAAAAGAATTATCCCAATTGATTTTAGGCGGAAAAGGATTGGATGAAGTGGAAAAAATGATCCCCACCAAAGATGGTGGAGCCTTGTTAGGGATCTACTCCAGAAGCGGGGCTCTGGCAGGAAACGGGACGACGGAGGCCGGAAGTAGTAAAACCATCAACTATCAGCCAAAAACAAGCAACAATTATGGCGAAGGCGATTACTGGATCGTGAAACTTTCGAAAGACGGAAAAATGGAATGGGAAAAGAACTTTGGCGGAAAAGGCGACGATCATCTAAGAACGCTGGCACTGACTTCAACAGGCTACCTGATCGGAGGGGAATCCAGATCGGAAAGATCGGGAAACAAATCCGTTGGGATTGAAGAGGGAACAGACCTCTGGTTACTCTCCATTGATGAAAGAGGCGAAGAACTCTGGCAGAAATCCTACAGCTTCAAAAACAGGGATGTTCTGATGGGGATGAGTGTGATTGCCGGGAAGCAGGAAGACGGAGGCGGGAAGTCTAAAGGGATTCTCTTGGGCGGTTACACACAGGCGGAAGGCAGGATTGAAAATGATGATGAGACTTTCTGGATGTTGTATCTCGACCAGAACGGAAACGAACAGTGGAGAAAGCACGTAAAAGGAGAATCCCGAAAGAAAGAGGAACGATTATCTGATATTAAGCTGAACCGTGACGGATCGATTGTACTTGCAGGAACCAGCGCAGAGGAGTTAGGCAAAGAAAACTGGAAGATTGTGAAGCTGGGCGACAGACAGGTTGACCAGCTGATCGAAAAGCAGGACATTAAGATCTACCCAAACCCGGTAACGGATTATGTGTATGTGGAGCTTGGGTTTGAGGGCTTGAGAGAAGGCGCGTTTGAAGCTGAAATTGCAGTGTATGATATGGGCGGAAGAAAGCTTGAAACGGTAAAAACAAAAAATAAGATCACCAAGATCAATACCCAGCCTTTGATTCAGGGGGCGTATCTGGTGGTTATCAAGACGGATACAGATAAAACAGCTAGTGCAAAACTTATAAAGAAATAA
- a CDS encoding DUF6443 domain-containing protein, giving the protein MKKILIPIGTLFLSGLAYSQNQASSAENYVYSKTYLEAVTTSSATAKQTETVQYFDGLGRPKQVVNVKASPGGKDVVTYIEYDGFGRQVKDYLPIPQQGTQNGAIYTSPLSNATQPALYGAEKIYSEKILENSPLDRILQQKQVGNAWDGKPVNFGYDANTTADAVKKYTTVTTWVNGATNSVVSQSVNYGAAQLYKNTVTDEDGNITIEFKNGEGQVVLVRKMNGAQSVDTYYVYNEYNQLAYVIPPLASVSGAVDDITLNNLCYQYKYDGRNRLIEKKLPGKGWEYMLFDKQDRQVGYQDAGLRGQNKWLCTKYDQYGRVVYTCILTYGESRAFFQNILDTEVNNPSNNEQRSATGFNKSGIQIYYTTAAFPGLGANDPILTVNYYDTYPTGTPAIPTQILGQDVLSQDAQNSSVSTKSLPVASYVKNIEDDNWTKNYTWYDKKGRAIGTHSINHLGGYTKTESLLDFAGTVQKNNIYHLRKQGETGVFVTERFVYDGQNRLLQHYHQVDNKPEVLLAENTYNELSQLSNKKVGNNLQSIDYTYNIRGWMTDINKDQMAVPNLDGKLFAYKIRYNERLGIINPDPSLFSGKDVEAKYNGNIAEVDWRTVENIGNNPSTTPKRYSYAYDKLNRLTAGYYQNPQNPGSKENTESIDYDLNGNITNLYRTSVIESGNTPTVIDKLVYTYENSNKSNRLAKIIDDAQNTTGYEGGGQTIGYDANGNMTSIPDKATNIQYNYLNLPSTVNMLMGFPFDMEYLYRADGVKLKKKTINIVTGYYTTTTTINNSDYLDGFQYNNKTSTTQGGGGPVDPPMEAMMMMAPQSRAMEMQAFSPDEVINFGPVGTLDILKTPDLEFFPTAEGFYDYKKDQYIYQYKDHLGNTRVSFGRNSAGALEIIDVNDYYPFGMNHLKSGNSFFGASSYKNYKYNGKELQESGMYDYGARFYMPDIGRWGVVDPLAEKNRRFTPYNYAANNPVRFIDPDGRSESDWIRKDGTWQYDAKVTTLEQAQKIKGVDGFAKNGTVLANVSVDGGAESAYAQLNEGGSITKLAADDAASMNAIVDMLPMSLGGSWATWTQETFQIFTGGANETDPETMKKVLPGDKLETNNMFEYIINGYNRSRTPAGEDGLYQFGIDIQSLNPFSNKSDSITLTEQVFASPYSYPEDTVKLTTPKNKYIDSARFHNAVKNVNDRNTNNFYNRTNFLGKSTWK; this is encoded by the coding sequence ATGAAAAAAATATTAATCCCCATAGGAACACTCTTTTTATCAGGACTGGCTTACAGCCAGAATCAGGCAAGTTCCGCAGAAAACTATGTCTACAGCAAGACCTACCTGGAAGCTGTTACCACAAGCAGTGCTACAGCGAAACAGACTGAAACCGTCCAGTATTTTGACGGTCTGGGAAGACCAAAGCAGGTGGTGAATGTAAAAGCCTCTCCGGGCGGAAAAGATGTCGTGACCTATATCGAATATGACGGTTTCGGAAGACAGGTGAAAGATTACCTTCCCATTCCCCAGCAGGGAACCCAGAACGGAGCGATCTATACTTCTCCCTTGAGCAACGCTACCCAGCCTGCCCTATATGGTGCTGAGAAAATCTATTCTGAAAAGATATTGGAAAACTCTCCTTTAGACCGTATTTTACAACAAAAGCAGGTAGGTAATGCATGGGATGGCAAACCTGTAAATTTCGGGTATGATGCCAATACCACTGCCGATGCCGTTAAAAAATATACTACGGTAACAACATGGGTAAACGGAGCCACAAATTCCGTCGTAAGCCAGTCGGTTAACTATGGAGCAGCACAGCTGTATAAAAATACGGTAACGGATGAAGACGGGAATATCACTATAGAGTTTAAAAACGGAGAAGGACAGGTTGTGCTGGTTAGAAAAATGAACGGGGCACAAAGCGTAGATACGTACTATGTGTACAATGAATACAACCAGCTTGCGTATGTGATTCCGCCGCTGGCTTCCGTTTCAGGGGCTGTGGATGATATTACCCTGAATAACCTCTGCTACCAGTATAAATATGACGGCAGAAACCGTTTGATTGAAAAAAAGCTTCCCGGCAAAGGATGGGAGTATATGCTCTTTGATAAGCAGGACAGGCAGGTAGGTTATCAGGATGCAGGTTTAAGGGGGCAGAATAAATGGCTTTGTACAAAATATGACCAATATGGAAGAGTGGTTTATACCTGTATACTGACTTATGGTGAAAGCCGTGCTTTCTTCCAGAATATTCTGGATACCGAGGTCAACAATCCGTCCAATAATGAACAGAGAAGCGCAACGGGATTTAACAAATCAGGGATCCAGATTTATTATACCACCGCAGCTTTTCCGGGATTGGGAGCCAATGACCCGATTCTTACAGTAAACTATTACGATACCTATCCTACAGGCACGCCTGCTATTCCTACCCAGATTTTGGGACAGGATGTTTTGTCTCAGGATGCTCAAAATTCATCTGTAAGCACAAAAAGTCTTCCTGTTGCTTCTTATGTGAAAAATATTGAGGATGATAACTGGACAAAAAACTATACCTGGTATGATAAAAAAGGAAGGGCGATTGGAACCCACTCCATCAATCATTTGGGAGGATATACCAAAACGGAATCTTTACTCGATTTTGCAGGGACTGTACAGAAAAACAACATTTATCATCTCAGAAAGCAGGGAGAAACCGGGGTGTTTGTAACGGAAAGGTTTGTCTATGACGGACAAAACAGGCTGCTGCAGCATTATCACCAGGTAGATAACAAGCCCGAGGTTCTTTTGGCGGAAAACACGTACAATGAACTTTCCCAGCTTAGTAATAAAAAAGTAGGAAATAATCTGCAAAGCATAGATTACACCTACAATATCCGCGGGTGGATGACAGATATCAATAAAGACCAGATGGCGGTTCCTAATCTTGACGGAAAGCTGTTTGCCTATAAAATAAGATATAACGAAAGACTGGGGATCATAAATCCTGATCCTTCACTGTTTTCGGGAAAAGATGTAGAGGCAAAATATAATGGCAATATTGCAGAAGTGGACTGGAGAACTGTAGAAAACATTGGAAATAATCCATCTACAACTCCCAAAAGATACAGTTATGCCTACGATAAGCTCAACAGACTGACCGCAGGATATTACCAGAATCCGCAAAACCCGGGAAGTAAAGAAAATACAGAATCCATAGATTATGACCTGAACGGGAATATTACCAATCTTTACAGGACATCTGTAATAGAGTCTGGAAACACTCCTACCGTAATCGATAAGCTTGTATACACGTATGAAAATTCAAACAAAAGCAACAGGCTGGCAAAAATTATTGATGATGCGCAAAATACAACAGGCTATGAAGGCGGAGGACAAACCATCGGTTATGATGCAAACGGAAATATGACATCCATTCCCGACAAAGCCACGAACATACAGTATAATTACCTGAACCTGCCTTCTACGGTGAATATGCTGATGGGTTTCCCGTTTGACATGGAATACCTGTATAGAGCTGACGGAGTAAAGCTAAAGAAAAAAACCATCAATATAGTTACAGGATATTATACAACCACTACTACAATAAACAATTCTGATTATCTGGATGGGTTTCAGTATAACAACAAAACCTCTACAACTCAGGGTGGCGGCGGTCCCGTAGATCCTCCGATGGAAGCCATGATGATGATGGCTCCCCAAAGCAGGGCTATGGAGATGCAGGCATTTAGTCCTGATGAAGTCATAAATTTTGGACCTGTTGGTACACTTGACATCTTGAAAACTCCTGACCTGGAGTTTTTCCCAACCGCAGAAGGATTTTATGATTACAAAAAAGATCAGTATATTTACCAGTACAAAGATCATTTGGGAAATACAAGGGTAAGTTTCGGAAGAAACAGCGCAGGCGCTCTTGAAATTATAGATGTAAATGATTATTACCCTTTTGGAATGAACCATTTGAAGAGTGGGAATTCTTTCTTCGGAGCGAGTTCGTATAAGAATTATAAATACAACGGAAAAGAGTTGCAGGAGTCCGGCATGTATGATTACGGAGCAAGGTTTTATATGCCTGACATCGGACGTTGGGGAGTCGTAGATCCGCTCGCGGAGAAAAACAGAAGATTTACACCTTATAACTATGCTGCCAATAATCCTGTTAGATTTATTGATCCAGATGGAAGATCAGAATCAGACTGGATCAGGAAAGATGGGACATGGCAATATGATGCTAAGGTTACAACGCTTGAACAAGCACAAAAAATAAAAGGAGTAGACGGTTTTGCAAAGAACGGGACGGTACTTGCAAATGTAAGTGTAGACGGAGGAGCCGAATCTGCTTATGCGCAATTAAATGAGGGTGGTTCAATCACAAAGCTTGCTGCAGATGATGCAGCTTCTATGAATGCGATTGTAGATATGTTACCAATGTCATTAGGTGGTTCTTGGGCAACTTGGACTCAAGAAACATTCCAGATTTTTACAGGGGGAGCTAATGAAACAGATCCAGAAACAATGAAAAAAGTTTTGCCGGGAGATAAGCTGGAAACAAATAATATGTTTGAGTATATTATCAATGGGTATAATAGATCCAGAACTCCGGCTGGTGAAGATGGTCTTTATCAATTTGGTATTGACATACAATCACTTAATCCTTTTAGTAATAAAAGTGATAGCATTACTTTGACAGAACAAGTATTTGCGTCTCCATATTCGTATCCTGAAGATACAGTAAAATTGACAACTCCTAAAAACAAATATATTGATAGTGCACGTTTCCATAATGCTGTTAAAAATGTAAATGATAGAAATACAAATAATTTTTATAATAGAACGAATTTTTTAGGAAAATCAACTTGGAAATAG
- a CDS encoding 3'-5' exonuclease: MNLKLHKPLCIFDLETTGTNIGKDRIVEICILKVNPDASRESKTWRVNPEMPIPKECSEIHGIYDEDVKDAPTFKEIAPKVMEMITGADLGGFNSNRFDVPLLAEELLRAEFDFDLNKFKLVDAQTIFFKKEPRNLGAAYQFYCGKTLENAHSAEADVMATFEVLDAQVGKYDDVPNEIAELSNFSSQNKFADLAGMIHFNENGQEIFAFGKYKGQTVKSVFQKDLGYYGWLQNADFPLYTKKVFTKIQLSSKF, encoded by the coding sequence ATGAATTTAAAACTACATAAACCGCTCTGCATTTTTGATCTGGAAACCACAGGAACCAACATCGGCAAAGACCGTATTGTTGAAATCTGTATTTTAAAAGTAAATCCGGATGCGTCGAGAGAGAGCAAAACATGGAGGGTAAATCCTGAAATGCCGATCCCGAAAGAATGCAGCGAAATCCACGGTATTTATGATGAAGACGTAAAAGATGCGCCCACCTTTAAAGAAATTGCTCCAAAAGTGATGGAAATGATTACGGGTGCGGATTTGGGAGGTTTCAATTCCAACAGATTCGATGTTCCGTTGTTAGCGGAAGAGCTGCTTCGTGCCGAGTTTGATTTTGATTTGAACAAATTCAAACTGGTTGATGCACAGACCATTTTCTTTAAAAAAGAACCCCGAAATTTGGGAGCTGCCTATCAGTTTTATTGTGGAAAAACACTGGAAAACGCCCATTCTGCGGAAGCCGACGTTATGGCAACTTTCGAAGTACTTGATGCGCAGGTCGGAAAATACGATGATGTACCGAACGAAATCGCAGAATTAAGCAATTTTTCGTCTCAGAATAAATTTGCAGATCTTGCCGGAATGATTCACTTCAACGAAAACGGACAGGAAATTTTTGCTTTCGGAAAATATAAGGGACAAACGGTAAAATCTGTTTTCCAAAAAGATCTGGGTTATTACGGATGGCTTCAGAACGCTGATTTCCCATTGTATACCAAAAAGGTTTTCACGAAAATCCAATTATCAAGCAAGTTTTAA
- a CDS encoding CDP-alcohol phosphatidyltransferase family protein, with translation MNFIKNNLANAITLGNLLSGCIGAIHLISGDYHTTAVCIVLSLVLDFFDGFTARALKANSNLGTQLDSLADMVSFGLVPGLTMFKMLEPFGTDLFGMTLPFGIQYFGLLITLFSCLRLAIFNLDEDQKYYFKGLNTPSNTILIFGLFYAFKENQSFEFLLNNEFALIVLTVISSWLLISPIKMIAMKFKSMKLQDNYPKIALLVGSVIILIIFRSVGIPMVILYYILISIIFQKQLK, from the coding sequence ATGAATTTTATTAAAAATAATCTTGCCAACGCGATAACGCTAGGAAATCTGCTTTCCGGATGTATCGGCGCCATTCATCTTATTTCAGGAGATTATCACACGACTGCGGTTTGCATCGTACTTTCTCTGGTCCTGGATTTCTTTGATGGTTTTACGGCAAGAGCGTTAAAGGCAAACTCCAATCTCGGAACCCAACTGGATTCTTTGGCAGATATGGTGAGCTTTGGACTGGTTCCGGGACTGACGATGTTTAAAATGCTTGAACCGTTTGGAACGGATCTTTTTGGTATGACCTTACCGTTTGGGATTCAATATTTCGGATTGCTGATTACATTGTTTTCCTGTTTAAGACTTGCCATTTTTAATCTGGATGAAGATCAGAAATATTATTTTAAAGGATTGAATACCCCATCAAACACAATTTTAATTTTCGGACTGTTTTACGCTTTCAAAGAAAATCAGAGTTTTGAATTTCTCCTGAATAATGAATTTGCATTGATTGTTTTAACCGTAATTTCTTCCTGGCTTTTAATCTCGCCGATAAAAATGATCGCGATGAAATTCAAATCGATGAAACTGCAGGACAATTATCCTAAAATTGCGTTATTGGTTGGTTCTGTTATTATTTTAATCATATTTAGATCTGTCGGAATCCCGATGGTGATTCTTTATTATATTTTAATCTCAATTATATTTCAAAAACAACTAAAATAA
- a CDS encoding LTA synthase family protein, whose translation MKLFKEFRKQEVLVLLYRIFLAYFFYQIARFLFWYFNKDLIKIDSVSDYFSLSFHGIAFDTTAILYVNALFILLSIIPVIINTKKSYQKFLFWLYFITNGIAYAMNFGDMVYFRFSQMRLTSAALQVAQHESNIFKVFTTSVAQNPFVLIGFIALMILWIFLYKKVIIQEDKPERLVPYFIWSVITLCITAVLAVGGIRGDFKHSTRPINLVDANRFVKIPAQGNVVLNSTFSFFRTLNTNNFKEVYFVDEKFIEQNIHPYKVYNREVAEKPNIVIFIVESFGREYSGAFNKDKNIKDYVSYTPFIDSLAGQSLIFPNTFANGRQSIHGMSSVLAGIPSLTDAFTSSPYSNQKIQSIVSVCNEMGYDTSFYHGAPNGSMGFLGFGNILGFKHYFGKTEYNNDNDFDGIWAIWDEPFLQYFAKNVGKKLPFMATVFTASSHHPFKIPEKYNGKFKKGKIEMHEPIQYTDYAIRKYFETAKKQPWFNNTIFVFTGDHTNEIYYPEYDKTMNRFAVPLIFYSPNPAYNLKGVNPELAQQIDIYPTLADLIGYHKKIRSWGRSLVSERQYSPIIANSDGTVEQFIIGKYIYRFDGKEIVGIFDQSDLGLEKNLMDQLRSDPEAQKGKQIAKAWYQDYMDRVINRKMN comes from the coding sequence ATGAAATTGTTTAAAGAATTTAGAAAACAGGAAGTTCTGGTGCTTTTGTACAGAATTTTTTTAGCCTATTTTTTCTATCAGATCGCAAGATTTTTATTCTGGTACTTTAATAAAGACTTAATAAAAATCGATTCTGTTTCAGATTATTTCAGTCTGTCTTTTCATGGGATTGCGTTCGATACAACGGCGATTTTATATGTAAATGCCCTTTTTATTCTTTTGAGCATCATTCCTGTCATCATCAATACTAAAAAAAGTTACCAGAAATTTCTTTTCTGGCTGTATTTTATCACCAACGGAATTGCCTATGCAATGAATTTCGGAGATATGGTGTATTTCAGGTTTTCGCAGATGAGGCTTACTTCTGCCGCGTTGCAGGTTGCGCAGCACGAAAGCAATATTTTTAAGGTCTTTACGACTTCCGTTGCTCAGAATCCTTTTGTTTTGATCGGATTTATAGCTTTGATGATCCTTTGGATTTTTCTTTATAAAAAAGTAATAATTCAGGAAGACAAGCCTGAAAGACTGGTTCCGTATTTTATTTGGTCTGTAATAACGCTTTGCATAACGGCTGTTTTGGCTGTCGGTGGAATTCGCGGAGACTTCAAGCACAGCACAAGACCCATCAATCTGGTGGATGCCAATCGTTTTGTAAAAATTCCTGCGCAGGGAAATGTGGTTTTGAACAGTACGTTTTCCTTTTTCCGAACTTTAAATACGAATAATTTTAAGGAAGTTTATTTTGTAGATGAAAAATTTATTGAACAGAACATTCATCCTTATAAAGTATACAACAGAGAAGTCGCAGAAAAACCAAATATTGTTATTTTTATTGTAGAATCCTTCGGAAGAGAATATTCAGGAGCATTCAATAAAGACAAAAATATCAAAGATTACGTTTCTTACACTCCGTTTATTGACAGTTTGGCGGGGCAGAGTCTTATTTTTCCGAACACTTTTGCCAACGGAAGACAGTCGATTCACGGGATGAGTTCCGTTCTTGCCGGAATTCCGAGTTTAACCGACGCTTTTACAAGTTCGCCGTATTCCAACCAGAAAATCCAGTCCATTGTTTCTGTCTGCAACGAAATGGGATATGATACTTCTTTCTATCACGGCGCTCCGAATGGTTCAATGGGGTTTTTAGGCTTTGGAAACATCTTAGGCTTCAAACATTATTTTGGAAAGACCGAATATAATAATGATAATGATTTCGATGGAATCTGGGCAATCTGGGATGAACCTTTTTTACAGTATTTTGCGAAAAATGTAGGGAAAAAGCTGCCTTTCATGGCAACCGTATTCACGGCATCTTCACATCATCCGTTTAAAATCCCTGAGAAATACAACGGAAAATTTAAAAAAGGAAAAATTGAGATGCATGAACCAATTCAATATACGGATTATGCGATCAGAAAGTATTTCGAAACGGCTAAAAAACAGCCCTGGTTCAATAATACCATCTTTGTTTTTACGGGAGATCATACCAACGAAATTTATTATCCCGAATACGATAAAACAATGAATCGTTTCGCAGTGCCTTTAATCTTTTATTCACCAAATCCTGCATACAATTTAAAAGGCGTAAATCCTGAACTCGCGCAGCAGATTGATATTTATCCTACGCTGGCGGATTTAATCGGTTATCATAAAAAAATCAGAAGCTGGGGAAGAAGTCTGGTGAGCGAAAGACAGTATTCGCCCATTATTGCCAATTCGGATGGAACGGTGGAGCAGTTTATCATCGGGAAATACATCTACCGTTTCGATGGAAAAGAGATTGTAGGGATCTTTGATCAGTCTGATTTAGGATTAGAAAAAAATCTGATGGATCAGTTGAGATCTGATCCGGAAGCGCAAAAAGGAAAACAAATTGCCAAAGCCTGGTATCAGGATTATATGGATCGGGTGATAAACAGAAAAATGAATTAA
- a CDS encoding DUF2147 domain-containing protein, which translates to MRKLLLTFALSLFGVMSFAQIEGKWKTIDDETKQAKSIVEIYKKGDQYFGRISQLLIKPANPNCTECKDDRKNKPIQGMEIIRNLKKDGDEFTGGTITDPKTGKTYKCTITRSGDNLNVRGYIGLSFIGRSQTWQKVN; encoded by the coding sequence ATGAGAAAATTATTGTTAACCTTCGCGCTTTCATTATTCGGAGTAATGTCTTTTGCGCAGATCGAAGGAAAATGGAAAACCATAGATGACGAAACAAAACAGGCTAAATCTATTGTTGAGATCTATAAAAAAGGAGATCAGTATTTCGGGAGAATTTCCCAGTTGCTGATAAAACCGGCTAACCCGAACTGTACGGAATGTAAAGACGACAGAAAAAACAAGCCTATTCAGGGAATGGAAATCATCAGAAACCTAAAAAAGGATGGGGATGAATTTACAGGAGGAACCATTACAGATCCTAAAACAGGAAAAACGTACAAGTGTACGATCACAAGAAGCGGCGATAACCTGAATGTGAGAGGATATATTGGTTTATCTTTCATCGGAAGATCACAGACCTGGCAGAAAGTTAATTAA